In Georgenia soli, a genomic segment contains:
- a CDS encoding alternate-type signal peptide domain-containing protein produces MAVTTAEKPRSRSKLTKALVATGVGVALLAGGGGTFAAWTSEATVDPGSITSGKLQLVQPAEEGRWRSVTTNKGIQNISAYDIVPGETLTYTQNIQLVAEGAALEFELDANIDGASGAIDDDVVSALEETAQITVNGAKFDGPMIMRQGAKNLEVQVRITLPADTTEQDQSFILKKITVSARQTAPADASLDDNGAV; encoded by the coding sequence ATGGCCGTGACCACCGCTGAGAAGCCCCGCTCCCGTTCGAAGCTCACCAAGGCGCTCGTCGCCACCGGTGTGGGCGTCGCCCTGCTGGCTGGTGGGGGTGGAACCTTCGCCGCCTGGACGTCGGAGGCGACTGTGGACCCCGGATCGATCACCTCCGGGAAGCTCCAGCTGGTTCAGCCGGCGGAGGAGGGGCGTTGGAGGAGTGTCACCACCAACAAGGGTATTCAGAACATCAGCGCCTACGACATCGTTCCGGGCGAGACGCTGACCTATACGCAGAACATCCAGCTCGTTGCTGAAGGAGCTGCGCTGGAGTTTGAGCTCGACGCCAACATCGACGGCGCGAGTGGTGCTATTGACGACGATGTTGTGAGCGCGCTGGAAGAGACCGCGCAAATCACGGTGAATGGCGCGAAGTTCGATGGGCCCATGATCATGAGGCAGGGCGCCAAGAACCTTGAGGTCCAGGTGCGTATCACCCTGCCGGCTGACACGACAGAACAGGACCAGTCGTTCATCCTGAAGAAGATCACGGTGAGCGCTAGGCAAACCGCCCCTGCCGATGCCTCGCTCGACGACAACGGTGCCGTCTAA
- a CDS encoding response regulator transcription factor gives MTQNDAPRTAVVIEDDADIRFLLEATLAQAGFAVHSAGTGVEGVELVRVNQPLVTTLDISLPDIDGFEVARRLRTFSSTYLVMLTGRAEEIDTLLGLDAGADDYVTKPFRPRELRARIEAMLRRPRTLATPASTSPALAASSSSAPEAGQSPPSPVQAPNRVLTHRGLRLDVDARTVELDGSPIRLTRSEFDLLAALLASPNRVVSKNELVRRLWGEDYSTGVEVADADRRTVEVHLANLRRKLGEDASSPRFIETVRGVGYRLTPAR, from the coding sequence GTGACGCAGAACGACGCACCGCGGACGGCGGTCGTCATCGAGGACGACGCCGACATCCGGTTCCTGCTCGAGGCCACCTTGGCGCAGGCAGGTTTCGCCGTGCACTCCGCCGGGACGGGCGTGGAGGGCGTCGAGCTGGTCCGCGTGAACCAGCCACTGGTGACCACCCTGGACATCTCGCTGCCGGACATCGACGGCTTCGAGGTGGCCCGCCGGCTCCGCACGTTCTCCAGCACCTATCTCGTCATGCTCACCGGCCGCGCCGAGGAGATCGACACGCTGCTCGGCCTGGACGCGGGCGCGGACGACTACGTCACGAAGCCCTTCCGGCCGCGCGAGCTGCGGGCCCGGATCGAGGCGATGCTGCGCCGTCCGCGGACCCTCGCCACCCCGGCCTCGACCTCGCCGGCGTTGGCCGCCTCGTCGTCGAGCGCGCCGGAGGCGGGCCAGAGCCCGCCATCACCGGTGCAGGCCCCGAACCGCGTGCTCACCCACCGCGGGCTGCGGCTCGACGTCGACGCCCGGACCGTGGAGCTGGACGGCAGCCCGATCCGCCTCACCCGCAGCGAGTTCGACCTGCTGGCGGCGCTCCTGGCGTCGCCGAACCGGGTGGTGTCCAAGAACGAGCTGGTGCGCCGGCTCTGGGGCGAGGACTACTCCACCGGGGTCGAGGTCGCGGACGCGGACCGCCGCACCGTCGAGGTGCACCTCGCCAACCTGCGTCGCAAGCTCGGCGAGGACGCCTCGTCCCCGCGGTTCATCGAGACCGTGCGCGGCGTCGGATACCGTCTGACGCCAGCTCGCTGA
- a CDS encoding MFS transporter, translated as MPDSSCRARDPYDAPMFPLRTVVLGAFVPSLIFEIGIGAMLPIIAPTAVGLGAGLALAGVLAALLPVGQILADLPAGALAARIGDRYAMILAGFVAVLAFAGAAFAPGLVTLGVAVLATGAASAVFNLARHSYLTEITPPLRRARVLSTLAGVHRIGQFLGPFVGALVIHGGDVRNAYLLGVATAAAATLTLVLVRETPPGERPAAGSLRARAAARRAARRAGGLGPRMGQVLREHRRVFTTLGTAVLLVGAVRGARQTVLPLWGEHLGLDPSTTSLIFGIAGAVDMLLFYPAGKVMDRLGRLWIGVPSMIVMGAAMIALPFTGSVASMSVAAAFMGLGNGMSSGILMTLGSDVAPKEGRAQFLGMWRVLQDSGGALGPLIASAGAALGSLAAGIWVTGALGGAAAGALARWVPRWSVHANRTTRRRAGLIS; from the coding sequence ATGCCTGACTCCTCCTGCCGCGCCCGCGACCCGTACGACGCCCCGATGTTCCCGCTGCGGACCGTGGTGCTCGGCGCGTTCGTCCCGTCGCTCATCTTCGAGATCGGCATCGGGGCGATGCTGCCGATCATCGCGCCGACGGCGGTCGGGCTCGGCGCCGGTCTCGCCCTCGCCGGGGTCCTCGCGGCCCTGCTGCCCGTGGGGCAGATCCTCGCCGACCTCCCGGCCGGGGCGCTCGCGGCCCGCATCGGCGACCGGTACGCGATGATCCTCGCCGGGTTCGTCGCCGTCCTGGCCTTCGCCGGCGCCGCGTTCGCCCCCGGCCTCGTCACCCTCGGCGTCGCGGTCCTGGCCACCGGCGCCGCGTCGGCCGTGTTCAACCTGGCGCGGCACTCGTACCTCACCGAGATCACCCCGCCGCTGCGTCGCGCCCGGGTGCTCTCCACGCTCGCCGGCGTCCACCGCATCGGGCAGTTCCTCGGCCCGTTCGTCGGCGCCCTCGTCATCCACGGCGGGGACGTGCGCAACGCGTACCTGCTCGGCGTCGCCACGGCGGCCGCCGCCACGCTCACGCTCGTGCTCGTGCGCGAGACGCCGCCGGGGGAGCGGCCCGCCGCCGGGTCGCTGCGGGCCCGGGCCGCCGCTCGACGGGCGGCGCGCCGGGCCGGCGGCCTGGGGCCGCGGATGGGCCAGGTGCTGCGCGAGCACCGGCGGGTCTTCACCACGCTCGGCACCGCCGTGCTGCTGGTCGGCGCCGTGCGCGGGGCGAGGCAGACCGTCCTGCCGCTGTGGGGCGAGCACCTGGGGCTCGACCCGTCCACGACCTCGCTGATCTTCGGCATCGCCGGGGCGGTGGACATGCTGCTCTTCTACCCGGCGGGCAAGGTCATGGACCGCCTCGGCCGGCTGTGGATCGGCGTGCCGTCGATGATCGTCATGGGCGCGGCCATGATCGCGCTGCCCTTCACCGGGTCGGTCGCCAGCATGTCCGTCGCCGCGGCCTTCATGGGCCTGGGGAACGGCATGAGCTCGGGCATCCTCATGACCCTCGGCTCCGACGTGGCGCCGAAGGAGGGCCGGGCGCAGTTCCTCGGCATGTGGCGTGTGCTCCAGGACTCCGGCGGGGCGCTCGGCCCGCTGATCGCGTCCGCCGGCGCGGCGCTCGGCTCGCTCGCCGCGGGCATCTGGGTCACCGGTGCGCTCGGTGGTGCGGCTGCGGGCGCCCTGGCCCGCTGGGTGCCGCGCTGGTCGGTGCACGCCAACCGCACGACCCGGCGCCGGGCTGGTCTCATCTCCTGA
- a CDS encoding S8 family serine peptidase: MVRTSHLRRALAAVPALLAVVMAPAAFASPADGAASTPPGAGPAGGEESTYVVVMSDGTSDDAVVSEAERHDAEQTYEEAVEGYTASMTPAEAASLEADPAVEFVAEDRVVATLEPAEEATAAAQLVGNQVRRIGGPSSSTLAGNGAGAVGVNIAVIDSGVDRAHPDLNVRGGVDCSSGSAAVPGASLTDQLGHGTLVAGVVAARDNGFGVVGTAPGAPVWSVRVADANGRITISSLVCAVDWVTSTRTDADRGNDIALANISIAGSGKDDGKCGRVSKDPLHAAICGSVRAGVAYVVAAGNASHDLALDIPASYDQVLAVTAAADTDGSPGGAGPDACPPSTIAMTDDAAAPFSNFAVSGGDRQHTVAAPGACITSTSPGGAYSAARSGTSFASPVAAGTLALCLQGGQCPRGDGVATTTRFRDLVAAYNRDHPDHGFAGDPARPNGNRYYGDLVAESPF; this comes from the coding sequence GTGGTGCGTACCTCTCACCTCCGCCGCGCGCTCGCGGCCGTCCCGGCGCTGCTCGCGGTCGTGATGGCGCCCGCGGCGTTCGCCTCCCCCGCCGACGGCGCAGCCTCCACCCCGCCGGGCGCCGGGCCGGCGGGCGGCGAGGAGTCCACCTACGTCGTCGTCATGAGTGACGGGACGAGCGACGACGCCGTGGTCTCGGAGGCGGAGCGCCACGATGCCGAGCAGACCTACGAGGAGGCGGTCGAGGGGTACACCGCCTCCATGACCCCCGCCGAGGCCGCGAGCCTCGAGGCCGACCCGGCCGTGGAGTTCGTGGCCGAGGACCGCGTCGTGGCCACGCTGGAGCCGGCCGAGGAGGCCACCGCCGCCGCCCAGCTCGTGGGGAACCAGGTCAGGCGGATCGGCGGGCCGTCGTCGTCCACCCTCGCCGGGAACGGCGCCGGGGCGGTCGGCGTCAACATCGCCGTGATCGACTCCGGCGTCGACCGGGCGCACCCGGACCTCAACGTCCGCGGCGGGGTCGACTGCTCCAGCGGCAGCGCCGCCGTCCCGGGCGCGAGCCTGACCGACCAGCTCGGCCACGGCACGCTCGTGGCCGGCGTGGTCGCCGCCCGCGACAACGGCTTCGGCGTGGTCGGCACCGCGCCCGGTGCCCCCGTGTGGTCCGTCCGGGTGGCCGACGCCAACGGCCGCATCACGATCTCCAGCCTGGTCTGCGCCGTCGACTGGGTGACCTCCACCCGCACCGATGCGGACCGGGGCAACGACATCGCCCTCGCGAACATCAGCATCGCGGGCTCCGGCAAGGACGACGGCAAGTGCGGGCGGGTGTCCAAGGACCCGCTCCACGCGGCGATCTGCGGCTCGGTGCGCGCCGGGGTGGCTTACGTCGTCGCCGCCGGCAACGCCTCACACGACCTCGCGCTCGACATCCCGGCCTCCTACGACCAGGTGCTCGCGGTGACGGCCGCCGCCGACACGGACGGGAGCCCCGGCGGGGCGGGCCCGGACGCCTGCCCGCCGTCGACCATCGCGATGACCGACGACGCCGCAGCCCCCTTCTCCAACTTCGCCGTCTCCGGAGGGGACCGGCAGCACACCGTCGCCGCCCCCGGAGCCTGCATCACCTCGACCTCGCCCGGCGGCGCGTACTCCGCGGCCCGCTCGGGGACGAGCTTCGCCAGTCCGGTGGCGGCGGGCACGCTCGCGCTGTGCCTGCAGGGCGGGCAGTGCCCGCGCGGCGACGGCGTCGCCACGACCACGCGGTTCCGCGACCTCGTCGCGGCGTACAACCGGGACCACCCCGACCACGGGTTCGCGGGCGACCCGGCCCGCCCGAACGGGAACCGGTACTACGGGGACCTGGTGGCGGAGTCACCGTTCTGA
- a CDS encoding sensor histidine kinase, translating to MIILGVAVFEEDLLGDHYFFVAVVLTVVATAMSLLVPWLRLPRWAAAVVPVMDICAVGFAQTAGFSSYVLILLPALWMATAYGGYGVAVAVVLGSAAAWGPEILTPIAPTIEDINRQILGPAVLVAAGIYLHLAERRSAAHRNLLGRQSTLIEETLHDARTQQRLLAGILNTIDVGVVAMDAHGRVTHINRAHARVIAGRYKVGDPVDIHAGVDGFRADGVTPLGPDGSPLVRASRGETIDRELTFWEEADGSRRALRVSAAPLLDDEGALTGAVVVYQDLTAETNALAQREDFVSSVSHELRTPLTSVLGYLELATEEPGLPQRARQHLQVVARNADRLQRLIADLLTAAQTKAGEIAMTATPVDLRDVVSEAVHSQAPRAEQHAVTVESRATTPCVVEGDRMRLTQVVDNIVSNAIKYSNPGGTVTVSLDADDEQAHLQVRDTGIGISAADQEHLFERFYRARAVRRGVVPGTGLGLHISRQLVEAHGGRIILSSAIGEGTTVDVYLPRGRR from the coding sequence GTGATCATCCTCGGCGTGGCGGTCTTCGAGGAGGACCTGCTCGGCGACCACTACTTCTTCGTCGCCGTGGTCCTCACGGTCGTGGCGACGGCGATGTCGCTGCTCGTGCCGTGGCTGCGGCTGCCCCGCTGGGCCGCCGCCGTCGTCCCGGTCATGGACATCTGCGCCGTCGGCTTCGCCCAGACGGCCGGCTTCTCCTCCTACGTCCTCATCCTCCTGCCCGCGCTGTGGATGGCCACCGCCTACGGCGGGTACGGGGTGGCGGTCGCCGTCGTCCTCGGTTCGGCCGCCGCCTGGGGGCCGGAGATCCTCACGCCGATCGCACCGACGATCGAGGACATCAACCGTCAGATCCTCGGTCCGGCCGTGCTCGTCGCGGCCGGGATCTACCTCCACCTCGCCGAGCGGCGCTCCGCCGCGCACCGGAACCTCCTGGGCCGCCAGAGCACGCTGATCGAGGAGACCCTGCACGACGCGCGCACGCAGCAGCGTCTGCTGGCGGGGATCCTCAACACGATCGACGTGGGTGTCGTCGCCATGGACGCCCACGGACGGGTGACGCACATCAACCGGGCGCACGCCCGGGTCATCGCCGGCAGGTACAAGGTCGGCGACCCCGTCGACATCCACGCCGGCGTCGACGGCTTCCGCGCCGACGGCGTGACGCCGCTCGGGCCTGACGGCTCGCCGCTGGTGCGGGCGAGCCGCGGGGAGACCATCGACCGCGAGCTGACGTTCTGGGAGGAGGCGGACGGCAGCCGCCGGGCGCTGCGGGTCTCGGCCGCCCCGCTCCTGGACGACGAGGGGGCGCTCACGGGCGCCGTCGTCGTCTACCAGGACCTCACGGCCGAGACGAACGCGCTCGCCCAGCGCGAGGACTTCGTCTCCTCCGTCTCCCACGAGCTGCGCACGCCGCTGACGTCGGTGCTGGGCTACCTCGAGCTGGCGACCGAGGAACCCGGGCTGCCCCAGCGGGCGCGGCAGCACCTGCAGGTCGTCGCACGCAACGCCGACCGGCTGCAGCGGCTCATCGCCGACCTCCTCACGGCCGCCCAGACGAAGGCGGGGGAGATCGCGATGACGGCCACGCCGGTGGACCTGCGGGACGTGGTCAGCGAGGCGGTCCACAGCCAGGCGCCTCGTGCCGAGCAGCACGCGGTGACGGTCGAGAGCCGCGCGACGACCCCGTGCGTCGTCGAGGGGGACCGGATGCGCCTGACCCAGGTGGTCGACAACATCGTCTCGAACGCGATCAAGTACTCCAACCCAGGCGGCACCGTCACCGTCTCGCTCGACGCCGACGACGAGCAGGCCCACCTGCAGGTGCGGGACACCGGCATCGGGATCTCGGCCGCCGACCAGGAGCACCTGTTCGAGCGGTTCTACCGCGCCCGGGCGGTGCGGCGCGGCGTCGTCCCGGGGACGGGGCTGGGCCTGCACATCTCCCGCCAGCTCGTCGAGGCGCACGGCGGGCGGATCATTCTGAGCAGCGCAATCGGGGAAGGCACCACCGTGGACGTGTATCTGCCGAGGGGTCGGCGATGA
- a CDS encoding signal peptidase I, with product MATTLRRALNPLLWLILGLLAAVALAIIVVPRVLGWVPLTVLTGSMEPTIPTGSQVIVEPLEGDADAEQLQIGDVVTFMPYPDDQTLVTHRIVSRSVSTDGSVSFTTQGDANNAADPWEITATQLRGEVRYHVPYAGYVANALDGNQKSAGIVVVAAILFGYAALQLVSAVRDARRPKQDVGADEAAAERELDRDEAPAFVAADPEEPTADPAELEVDTVDRTEQEVTR from the coding sequence ATGGCGACCACTCTCCGCCGGGCCCTGAACCCGCTGCTGTGGCTCATTCTGGGCCTTCTTGCCGCCGTCGCCCTCGCCATCATCGTCGTTCCGCGGGTTCTGGGCTGGGTGCCGCTGACCGTCCTCACCGGCTCCATGGAGCCGACCATCCCCACCGGCAGCCAGGTGATCGTCGAGCCGCTGGAAGGCGACGCGGACGCCGAGCAGCTCCAGATCGGCGATGTCGTCACCTTCATGCCGTACCCGGACGACCAGACGCTCGTCACCCACCGCATCGTCAGCCGCTCGGTGAGCACCGACGGGTCCGTCTCGTTCACCACTCAGGGCGACGCGAACAACGCCGCCGACCCGTGGGAGATCACCGCCACCCAGCTGCGCGGCGAGGTGAGGTACCACGTCCCTTACGCCGGCTATGTCGCGAATGCCCTGGACGGCAACCAGAAGAGCGCCGGCATCGTCGTCGTCGCCGCCATTCTGTTCGGCTACGCCGCACTACAGTTGGTCAGTGCGGTACGCGACGCCCGTCGTCCGAAGCAGGACGTCGGTGCTGACGAAGCGGCCGCCGAGAGGGAGCTTGACCGGGACGAAGCGCCCGCCTTCGTCGCCGCCGACCCGGAGGAGCCGACGGCGGACCCGGCCGAGCTGGAAGTGGACACCGTGGACCGGACCGAGCAGGAGGTGACCCGATGA
- a CDS encoding ATP-grasp domain-containing protein encodes MTGTGGPTAAPGSAGPVTVVLGSAGRRPYLVEAFRDAVRRLGLAGEVVALEQDPASPALAAADRGIVMPPCDHETYAPAMEEWFGRERPTLFVTVDDVELQVLSEGLADRLRALGCAVAGPGPAGQAPSADKYLMARFLSRVGVSVPRTVLGSRWQSLADDADPGTAFVVKHRFGSGSSGLRLTRRRGLADAVERAAVTARDAHGREALRALDAVVVQERLAGEEYGVDGVFGFGRPAGVLRGTLARRKLRIRAGQTDRAETVDPSPFAPVVARLGAALRPTGLVDLDLVRDHHGVLWVLDINPRFGGGYPFSHVAGADAPAFLLASALGRAPDPALLHYEIGVVAERVEEVRRAEVRAVGRASEEAGTAPAA; translated from the coding sequence ATGACCGGCACCGGCGGCCCCACGGCCGCCCCCGGCTCCGCCGGCCCGGTCACGGTGGTGCTGGGCTCCGCAGGACGGCGGCCCTACCTCGTCGAGGCGTTCCGCGACGCCGTCCGCCGCCTCGGACTGGCCGGTGAGGTCGTCGCCCTCGAGCAGGACCCCGCCAGCCCCGCCCTCGCCGCCGCCGACCGCGGGATCGTGATGCCGCCCTGCGACCACGAGACCTACGCCCCGGCCATGGAGGAGTGGTTCGGCCGTGAGCGGCCCACTCTCTTCGTGACCGTCGACGACGTCGAGCTCCAAGTGCTCTCCGAGGGGCTGGCCGACCGGCTGCGCGCCCTGGGCTGCGCCGTCGCCGGCCCCGGCCCGGCCGGTCAGGCGCCCAGCGCGGACAAGTACCTCATGGCCCGCTTCCTCTCCCGGGTCGGCGTCTCCGTGCCGCGGACCGTGCTCGGCTCGCGGTGGCAGAGCCTGGCCGACGACGCCGACCCTGGCACCGCCTTCGTGGTCAAGCACCGTTTCGGTTCCGGCTCGTCGGGCCTGCGCCTGACCCGCCGCCGCGGCCTCGCCGACGCCGTCGAGCGGGCGGCCGTGACGGCCCGTGACGCCCACGGGCGGGAGGCGCTCCGGGCTCTCGACGCCGTCGTCGTCCAGGAACGGCTCGCCGGCGAGGAGTACGGCGTCGACGGCGTGTTCGGCTTCGGTCGCCCGGCCGGGGTGCTGCGCGGGACGCTCGCCCGGCGCAAGCTTCGGATACGGGCGGGGCAGACGGACCGGGCGGAGACCGTCGACCCGTCCCCGTTCGCGCCCGTGGTCGCCCGCCTCGGCGCCGCCCTGCGGCCCACCGGCCTGGTCGACCTGGACCTCGTGCGCGACCACCACGGCGTACTGTGGGTGCTCGACATCAACCCCCGCTTCGGGGGCGGGTACCCGTTCAGCCACGTGGCCGGGGCGGACGCGCCCGCGTTCCTGCTGGCCTCGGCCCTCGGGCGCGCGCCCGACCCCGCCCTGCTCCACTACGAGATCGGTGTCGTGGCGGAGCGGGTGGAGGAGGTCCGCCGGGCGGAGGTGCGGGCGGTCGGCCGCGCGAGCGAGGAGGCCGGGACCGCGCCGGCCGCCTGA
- a CDS encoding sugar transferase → MDRILRTAATTLRSVPAAAGRGPGAAVATHRPTTGTRSAWLWMWPALAPEPSGAWDRRYRAALAVTDFVLVVLALRIAAFTRFGTEPHELAVGSQYLGYGAVSGLIAVVWFVSLTAFDSRKRRVLGAGLEEYRRVLVATLAAFGAIAIVSYLGPVPLSRGYFVVALPAGLGLILAGRLTWRTALSRVRKRGRALTGTVVVGDADEVACAVAEMRKHPDAGYRPVAVSLTGSEVGGSTGTPPVPELPRVSLDELRLAAHDPRLGAVLIAGKMPSAEIKQLAWELEEGAAELLLVSQLTDVAGPRIHHSPVDGLPVVHVDLPRFSGLAHLVKRSMDIAFASIALVLLAPLYAAVAIAIKLDDGGPVFFRQERVGQNGRPFMMHKFRSMAVDAEARLAELRARNEADGVLFKLTDDPRVTRVGKFLRQHSLDEFPQFWDVLRGRMSVVGPRPPLASEVAQYERHVHRRLLIKPGVTGLWQVSGRSDLSWDESVRLDLSYVENWSVSGDLILIMKTVREVFRADGAY, encoded by the coding sequence ATGGACCGCATCCTGAGGACGGCGGCGACGACGCTGAGGTCGGTCCCCGCCGCCGCGGGCCGCGGACCCGGCGCGGCGGTCGCCACGCACCGGCCCACCACCGGCACCAGGTCGGCGTGGCTGTGGATGTGGCCCGCGCTCGCCCCGGAACCCAGCGGAGCCTGGGACCGGAGGTACCGGGCCGCGCTCGCGGTCACCGACTTCGTCCTGGTGGTGCTGGCCCTGCGCATCGCCGCGTTCACCCGCTTCGGCACCGAGCCCCACGAACTTGCGGTGGGCTCCCAGTACCTCGGGTACGGGGCCGTCAGCGGGTTGATCGCCGTCGTCTGGTTCGTCTCGCTGACCGCCTTCGACAGCCGCAAGCGCCGCGTCCTCGGCGCCGGCCTCGAGGAGTACCGCCGGGTGCTGGTCGCCACGCTGGCGGCGTTCGGCGCGATCGCGATCGTCTCCTACCTCGGCCCGGTGCCGCTCTCCCGCGGGTACTTCGTCGTCGCGCTCCCGGCCGGGCTCGGCCTCATCCTCGCGGGGCGGCTGACCTGGCGCACCGCGCTGTCCCGGGTGCGCAAGCGCGGCCGGGCGCTGACCGGCACCGTGGTCGTGGGCGACGCCGACGAGGTGGCCTGCGCCGTCGCGGAGATGCGCAAGCACCCCGACGCCGGGTACCGGCCGGTGGCGGTCTCCCTCACCGGGTCGGAGGTCGGCGGCTCGACCGGCACGCCGCCCGTGCCGGAGCTGCCGCGCGTCTCCCTCGACGAGCTGCGGCTCGCCGCCCACGACCCCCGGCTCGGCGCGGTGCTCATCGCCGGCAAGATGCCGTCCGCCGAGATCAAGCAGCTCGCGTGGGAGCTCGAGGAGGGCGCCGCGGAGCTGCTGCTCGTCTCCCAGCTCACCGACGTCGCGGGGCCGCGCATCCACCACAGCCCGGTGGACGGGCTGCCGGTGGTCCACGTCGACCTCCCGCGATTCTCCGGCCTCGCGCACCTGGTCAAGCGCAGCATGGACATCGCCTTCGCCTCGATCGCCCTGGTCCTGCTCGCCCCGCTGTACGCCGCCGTCGCCATCGCGATCAAGCTCGACGACGGCGGTCCGGTCTTCTTCCGTCAGGAACGGGTGGGGCAGAACGGCCGGCCGTTCATGATGCACAAGTTCCGCTCGATGGCGGTGGACGCCGAGGCCCGCCTCGCGGAGCTGCGGGCGAGGAACGAGGCCGACGGCGTGCTGTTCAAGCTCACCGACGACCCTCGCGTCACCCGGGTGGGCAAGTTCCTGCGCCAGCACTCCCTGGACGAGTTCCCCCAGTTCTGGGACGTGCTGCGCGGCCGGATGAGCGTGGTGGGACCGCGGCCGCCGCTGGCCAGCGAGGTCGCGCAGTACGAACGGCACGTGCACCGCCGGCTCCTGATCAAGCCGGGCGTGACGGGGCTGTGGCAGGTCTCCGGCCGCTCCGACCTCTCGTGGGACGAGAGCGTGCGGCTCGACCTCAGCTACGTGGAGAACTGGTCCGTCAGCGGGGACCTGATCCTCATCATGAAGACCGTGCGGGAGGTCTTCCGGGCCGACGGCGCGTACTGA
- a CDS encoding GGDEF domain-containing protein: protein MSLDMTTLLVVSSLVITVTSVLFISEAWARNADEVDRLWSLAFAAALTTGLSYLASAIVPALWWANAVGNAASVLTTFAMWNGIRVLTGHRSFLAVSWAAGVLAALAVLVAGPDGGPWAGGGVMLAGTAVGAVLGGLAVLRSEAWRIRAGVLLGAILLAAGLFYGFRLVLFLVAGPEYAAFRMYAGTEVTTLFVVLLVTGAAFSMVVLRGAQARERQDETRNFDAMTGARTGVSFIPRASAVLRAHEEAGAEIALVALTPEGIDEIAVAFGRQHADRALVVCGELAQMLLPKRSLMGRDAMDGRAFQVLLPGFTAEAAADWANEVRKEVIDSPLDVPGSRLRLAVSAGVTSARTHGYGLDRLCDVSRELSRNAVSDGGNRVAIAERAPDEGVPDRVLAE, encoded by the coding sequence ATGAGCCTCGACATGACGACGCTGCTGGTCGTCTCCTCACTGGTCATCACCGTCACGAGCGTGCTGTTCATCAGCGAGGCGTGGGCGCGCAACGCCGACGAGGTGGACCGGCTGTGGTCCCTGGCCTTCGCCGCGGCGCTCACCACCGGGCTGTCCTACCTGGCCAGCGCCATCGTCCCGGCGCTGTGGTGGGCGAACGCCGTCGGGAACGCGGCGAGCGTCCTGACCACCTTCGCGATGTGGAACGGCATCCGCGTCCTCACCGGCCACAGGTCCTTCCTGGCGGTGTCGTGGGCCGCCGGCGTCCTCGCCGCGCTGGCCGTGCTCGTCGCCGGCCCCGACGGCGGTCCGTGGGCCGGCGGGGGAGTCATGCTGGCGGGCACGGCCGTCGGGGCGGTGCTCGGTGGCCTGGCCGTGCTGCGCAGCGAGGCCTGGCGCATCCGGGCCGGCGTCCTCCTCGGCGCCATCCTTCTCGCCGCGGGCCTGTTCTACGGGTTCCGGCTCGTTCTGTTCCTGGTTGCCGGGCCCGAGTACGCGGCCTTCCGGATGTACGCCGGGACGGAGGTGACCACGCTGTTCGTGGTGCTGCTCGTCACCGGGGCGGCGTTCTCGATGGTGGTGCTGCGGGGGGCGCAGGCGCGCGAGCGGCAGGACGAGACCCGGAACTTCGACGCGATGACGGGTGCCAGGACGGGTGTGTCGTTCATCCCGCGGGCCTCGGCCGTGCTGCGGGCGCACGAGGAGGCCGGGGCGGAGATCGCCCTGGTGGCGCTGACGCCGGAGGGGATCGACGAGATCGCCGTGGCGTTCGGGCGGCAGCACGCGGACCGCGCGCTGGTGGTCTGCGGCGAGCTGGCGCAGATGCTGCTGCCCAAGCGATCGCTCATGGGGCGCGACGCGATGGACGGCCGGGCCTTCCAGGTCCTGCTGCCCGGCTTCACCGCCGAGGCGGCCGCCGACTGGGCGAACGAGGTGCGCAAGGAGGTCATCGACTCCCCGCTCGACGTGCCGGGCAGCCGGCTGCGGCTCGCCGTCAGCGCCGGGGTGACGAGCGCACGCACCCACGGCTACGGGCTCGACCGCCTGTGCGACGTGTCCCGTGAGCTCTCGCGCAACGCCGTCAGCGACGGCGGGAACCGGGTGGCGATCGCGGAGCGGGCGCCGGACGAGGGTGTGCCTGACCGTGTCCTCGCGGAGTGA